TGTCACAATGATGAAAGGCCCAGCCCCTGCTCTGTTTTCCATGGTGACACGCCATGCCCCCACTCTGTTTtctatggtgacaggccccgcccccggcctgtctccatggtgagagaccCCGCCCCCGCCCCAGCTATGTTATTAATGGTGACAGGCTCCGCTAGAGCTCTGTCTCCAAGATGACAAGCCCCGCCCCTGCTCTGTCACCATGATGAccggccccacccccgctctgttttccatggtgacagcccccgccctctctctgtatTCTGTGGTGACCGGCCCCGCCCCCgccctgtctccatggtgagagaccctgcccccgctatgtctccatgtTTACAGGCCCGGCCCCCGCTCGgtccccatggtgacaggcccctccccaactctgtctccatggtgactggagCCGCCCCCCCTCTCAACATTGAATGAATTTAGCAATtgtagtgaagggatatttcagcaccttCTTCAACTGATCTCTGAACTGactctgggtcacggcataaatcgcagtgttggtgcagcaactcaggagctccaGCATGAAGCTCAAATTCAGCAGAAGATCAGGGATATAAACAGACTGATACCCCAAATACCACATCCGGCTCCATAGAGAATACACCATTAAGAgtgcccacaacaggatgaaattccccgagattactaacagtaaaatgatggatttccttcgactctccatctcggagtctctgcgactctccccactgctgtgagcccggagtctcctgcgtcctctgctgctcactaaaatgtgtctgacggtgagagcgttgagcagcagaatcagcacaaatgggatcgccggggttagaatgttgtggaggaactcaatTGTTACCCAGACAAAGGATTCCACAACATCCATTGTTATATCACAAAACCAGGGGTCGTTCTGCAGCGAATaccgacctgttaacataaaataccagaagatgttctttaaacagctcagcacagtcactgttcccacaaccacagccgacgttttctcactgcaat
This Heterodontus francisci isolate sHetFra1 unplaced genomic scaffold, sHetFra1.hap1 HAP1_SCAFFOLD_319, whole genome shotgun sequence DNA region includes the following protein-coding sequences:
- the LOC137366193 gene encoding probable G-protein coupled receptor 139; translated protein: MIITQKEAIWPIVSLPAKNQSHQANLTFRWTGRNFDLVPESGFAAISAGKQSGQFLLSLGVPEIQARKDPAPSSQKLTINVLTIGILSRGKCGLSKCVTRYLVAMSAADLLVIILDLILRHIPIVYLEQFLFLESIPVCNIHAVLLYAATDCSVWFTVAFTFDRFVAICCQKLKSKHCSEKTSAVVVGTVTVLSCLKNIFWYFMLTGRYSLQNDPWFCDITMDVVESFVWVTIEFLHNILTPAIPFVLILLLNALTVRHILVSSRGRRRLRAHSSGESRRDSEMESRRKSIILLLVISGNFILLWALLMVYSLWSRMWYLGYQSVYIPDLLLNLSFMLELLSCCTNTAIYAVTQSQFRDQLKKVLKYPFTTIAKFIQC